A section of the Humulus lupulus chromosome 2, drHumLupu1.1, whole genome shotgun sequence genome encodes:
- the LOC133817892 gene encoding UDP-glycosyltransferase 83A1-like, with protein sequence MSTRSKQRVMVVPATAQGHVKPLMLFAHKLAQHGFRITFVHTEFSMERILSAMSDDNLKTGTGSENIELVSIPDGLSPEDDRTVVRNICRATLETMSTELEKLIRTINGNITSDIIGEPSESTSNDKISCLICDVFLGFGMEVAAKMGIQGALFCPSSAAILAYTMNIPKIIHDGIVDDIDGKPTQKQIIQLSFDMPGMDTSTLPWKFDDLPTQKMLFQLYLKIGQALKTTQWCLCNTTQDIESVAISLFPKVLPIGPLTVNKTSSHLDISGSQFWIEDASCLNWLDQHKPRSVIYVAFGSFTIHDKCQFNELAHGLELTGRPFLWVVRPGFISSNEQENKFDPYKFLGNNNNVRMIVNWAPQQKVLNHPSIACFVTHCGWNSTIEGLSNGVPFLCWPYFADQFLNKDYICDIWKIGMEVVPNENGIITREEVKNQVKRLLDDVDIRKRALEFKKIAIENIAKDGRSSKNLNNFIKWLELL encoded by the exons atgagtacTAGATCAAAACAACGTGTGATGGTTGTACCAGCTACAGCCCAAGGCCATGTGAAACCCCTCATGCTCTTTGCACACAAACTTGCCCAACATGGCTTTAGAATCACTTTTGTTCACACTGAATTCAGCATGGAGCGGATCTTGAGTGCCATGAGTGATGATAATCTCAAGACTGGCACTGGGTCAGAAAATATTGAGTTGGTGTCAATCCCAGATGGACTGAGTCCGGAAGACGACAGAACTGTTGTGAGGAATATATGTAGAGCAACTTTAGAGACCATGTCTACAGAGCTTGAAAAGCTCATAAGAACAATAAATGGAAATATTACAAGTGATATTATTGGTGAACCGTCAGAAAGTACTTCCAATGACAAGATTAGTTGTCTCATTTGTGATGTTTTTCTGGGCTTTGGCATGGAAGTTGCAGCTAAGATGGGTATTCAAGGAGCACTATTTTGTCCTTCTTCGGCTGCTATTCTTGCATACACCATGAATATACCAAAGATCATACATGATGGGATCGTGGACGATATTGATg GAAAACCAACACAAAAGCAAATTATTCAACTATCTTTTGACATGCCTGGCATGGACACATCAACGTTACCATGGAAGTTTGATGACTTACCTACACAAAAGATGTTATTTCAACTTTATCTCAAAATTGGTCAAGCCTTAAAAACTACACAATGGTGCCTCTGCAACACAACTCAAGACATAGAATCTGTTGCAATTTCTTTGTTCCCAAAGGTTCTCCCAATAGGTCCACTAACGGTAAACAAAACTAGTAGTCATTTAGATATTTCAGGATCTCAATTTTGGATTGAAGACGCCTCTTGTTTGAATTGGCTCGATCAACACAAGCCTCGTTCAGTTATATACGTTGCGTTTGGTAGCTTTACGATCCATGACAAATGCCAATTTAATGAGCTAGCTCATGGGCTTGAACTCACTGGTAGACCATTCCTTTGGGTTGTTCGTCCGGGATTTATCTCGAGTAATGAACAAGAAAATAAGTTTGATCCATATAAATTTTTGGGGAACAATAATAATGTTAGAATGATAGTCAATTGGGCACCTCAACAAAAGGTTTTGAATCACCCTTCTATTGCTTGTTTTGTGACACATTGTGGTTGGAACTCAACTATAGAAGGATTGAGCAATGGGGTGCCTTTCTTATGTTGGCCTTATTTTGCTGACCAATTTTTAAACAAGGactatatatgtgatatttggaAGATTGGAATGGAAGTTGTACCGAATGAAAATGGGATCATAACAAGGGAAGAAGTAAAAAACCAAGTGAAGAGACTTCTAGATGATGTAGATATAAGAAAAAGAGCATTGGAATTCAAGAAAATAGCAATAGAAAATATAGCTAAAGATGGTCGATCTTCAAAAAATTTGAATAACTTCATCAAATGGTTGGAACTACTATAA